Proteins encoded together in one Orcinus orca chromosome 13, mOrcOrc1.1, whole genome shotgun sequence window:
- the WDR54 gene encoding WD repeat-containing protein 54 isoform X1 has translation MFRRERSIPLRGSAAALCNNLSVLQLPGRNLTHFGVVHGPSAQLLSAAPEGAPLAQRQLQAKEGAGVSPPLITQVHWCVLPFRVLLVLTSHRGIQMYESDGSVMVYWHALDAGDASLVQAVFARGIAASGHFICVGMWSGRVLVFDIPAKGPNIVLSEELAGHQTPVTDIATEPAQGQDCVADMVTADDSGLLCVWQSGPEFKLLTRIPGFGVPCPSVQLWQGTIAAGYGNGQVRLYEASTGTLHVQIDAHARAICALDLAPEVGKLLSAAEDTFVHIWKLSRSPEGGYIEVEHCHGECVPDTQVCGARFCDPAGSSFAVTGYDLAEILRFSSM, from the exons ATGTTCCGCCGGGAGCGCTCCATCCCCCTTCGAGGCTCAGCCGCCGCCCTGTGCAACAACCTCAGTGTGCTGCAGCTGCCCGGCCGCAACCTCACACATTTTGGAGTAGTCCATGGACCCAGCGCCCAGCTTCTCAGCGCTGCTCCTGAGGGTGCGCCCTTGGCCCAGCGCCAACTCCAAGCTAAGGAGGGCGCTGGAGTAAGCCCCCCACTTATCACCCAG GTCCACTGGTGTGTCCTCCCTTTCCGAGTATTGCTGGTACTCACCTCACATCGAGGAATACAA ATGTATGAGTCTGATGGCTCCGTCATGGTCTATTGGCATGCACTGGATGCTGGAGATGCCTCTCTAG TGCAGGCTGTGTTTGCCCGAGGAATTGCTGCCAGTGGCCACTTCATCTGTGTGG GAATGTGGTCAGGCCGGGTACTGGTTTTTGACATCCCAGCCAAGGGTCCCAACATTGTACTGAGTGAAGAGCTGGCTGGGCACCAGACACCAGTCACAGACATTGCCACCGAGCCTGCCCAGGGACAG GACTGCGTGGCTGACATGGTGACAGCAGATGACTCAGGCTTGCTGTGTGTCTGGCAGTCAGGGCCTGAATTCAAATTATTGACCCGAATTCCAGGATTCGG GGTCCCGTGCCCTTCTGTGCAGCTGTGGCAGGGGACCATAGCAGCAGGCTATGGAAACGGGCAAGTGCGTCTGTATGAAGCCAGTACAGGAACTCTACATGTCCAGATCGATGCCCACGCCCGGGCCATCTGTGCCCTGGATCTGGCTCCTGAGGTGGGCAAg CTACTCTCTGCGGCTGAGGACACCTTTGTACACATCTGGAAGCTAAGCAGAAGCCCAGAGGGTGGCTACATTGAG GTGGAGCACTGTCATGGAGAGTGTGTACCCGACACCCAGGTGTGTGGTGCCCGATTCTGTGATCCTGCAGGCAGCTCCTTTGCTGTGACTGGCTATGACCTCGCCGAGATCCTGAGATTCAGCAGCATGTGA
- the RTKN gene encoding rhotekin isoform X2, with the protein MQDRLHILEDLNMLYIRQMALSLEDTELQRKLDHEIRMREGTCKLLAACSQREQALEATKSLLVCNSRILSYMGELQRRKEAQVLRKTGRRPSDSGPPAERSPCRGQVCISDLRIPLMWKDTEYFKNKGDLHRWAVFLLLQIGEHIQDTEMILVDRTLTDISFQNNVLFAEAGPDFELRLELYGACVEEEGALAGAPKRLATKLSSSLGRSSGRRVRASLETAGGSGSSPILLPTPAVGGPRYHLLAHTTLTLAAVQDGFRTHDLTLASHEENPAWLPLYGSVCCRLVAQPFCMTQPTASGTLRVQQTGELQDWVRVHGVLKGTNLFCYRQPEDTDTGEEPLFTIAINKETRVRAGELDQAAGRPFTLSISNQYAEDEVTHTLQAESRGALQSWMEALWQLFFDMSQWKQCCDEIMKIETPAPRKPPQVLAKQGSLYHEMAIEPLDDIAAVTDILAQREGTRLETPPPWLAVFTDQPALSGPCSPASVAPTPAQPHSLPWGRPRTLSLDAVPPDHSPGASHSVAPLPPKRSPQSRGLCSKGPPDTWLQSPV; encoded by the exons ATGCAGGACAGATTGCACATCCTGGAGGACCTGAATATGCTCTACATCCGGCAGATGGCGCTCAGCCTGGAG GACACAGAGTTGCAAAGAAAGCTAGACCATGAGATCCGAATGAGGGAAGGGACCTGCAAGCTGCTGGCGGCCTGCTCCCAGCGAGAGCAGGCTCTGGAAGCCACCAAGAGCCTGCTAGTGTGCAACAGCCGCATCCTCAGCTACATGGGCGAGCTGCAGCGGCGCAAGGAGGCGCAGGTGCTGAGGAAGACAGGCCGGCG GCCTTCTGACAGTGGGCCGCCCGCTGAGCGCTCCCCCTGCCGTGGCCAGGTCTGCATTTCTG ATCTCCGGATTCCACTCATGTGGAAGGACACAGAATATTTCAAGAACAAAGGTG ACCTGCACCGTTGGGCTGTGTTCTTGCTGCTGCAGATAGGGGAACACATTCAGGACACGGAGATGATCCTGGTGGACAGGACCCTCACAGACATCTCCTTTCAGAACAACGTGCTCTT TGCCGAGGCAGGGCCAGACTTTGAACTGCGGCTGGAGCTGTATGGGGCCTGCGTGGAAGAGGAGGGGGCCCTGGCTGGAGCCCCCAAGAGGCTTGCCACCAAACTCAGCAGCTCGCTGGGCCGCTCCTCGGGGAGGCGTGTGCGGGCATCTCTGGAGACAGCTGGGGGCTCAGGGAGCAGTCCCATCTTGCTCCCCACCCCGGCTGTTGG TGGTCCTCGTTACCACCTCTTGGCTCATACCACACTCACCCTGGCAGCAGTGCAAGATGGGTTCCGCACACATGACCTGACCCTCGCCAGTCATG AGGAGAACCCCGCCTGGCTGCCCCTTTATGGTAGCGTGTGTTGCCGTCTGGTGGCTCAGCCTTTCTGCATGACTCAGCCTACTGCAAGTGGTACCCtcagggtgcag CAAACTGGGGAGCTGCAGGACTGGGTGCGAGTGCATGGAGTCTTGAAAGGCACAAACCTCTTCTGTTACCGGCAACCTGAAGACACAGACACTGGGGAGGAGCCGCTGTTTACTATTGCGATCAACAAG GAGACTCGAGTCCGGGCAGGGGAGCTGGACCAGGCAGCGGGCCGGCCCTTCACCCTGAGCATCAGTAACCAGTATGCGGAGGATGAGGTGACACACACCCTTCAGGCAGAGAGTCGGGGAGCCCTGCAGAGCTGGATGGAAGCTCTGTGGCAGCTTTTCTTTGACATGA GCCAGTGGAAGCAGTGCTGcgatgaaataatgaaaattgaAACCCCTGCTCCTCGGAAACCACCCCAAGTACTGGCCAAGCAGGGGTCCTTGTACCATGAGATGG ctattgagccgCTGGATGACATCGCAGCGGTGACAGACATCCTGGCCCAGCGGGAGGGCACGAGGCTGGAGACGCCCCCACCCTGGCTAGCAGTGTTTACAGACCAGCCTGCCCTGTCTGGCCCCTGCTCGCCTGCTTCAGTGGCCccaaccccagcccagccccattCCCTGCCCTGGGGGAGACCCCGAACGTTATCCCTGGATGCTGTCCCCCCAGACCACTCCCCTGGGGCTTCTCACTCGGTTGCCCCTCTACCCCCGAAGCGGTCCCCACAGTCCAGAGGCCTCTGCAGCAAAGGCCCACCCGACACTTGGCTCCAGTCCCCAGTGTGA
- the RTKN gene encoding rhotekin isoform X3, with translation MREGTCKLLAACSQREQALEATKSLLVCNSRILSYMGELQRRKEAQVLRKTGRRPSDSGPPAERSPCRGQVCISDLRIPLMWKDTEYFKNKGDLHRWAVFLLLQIGEHIQDTEMILVDRTLTDISFQNNVLFAEAGPDFELRLELYGACVEEEGALAGAPKRLATKLSSSLGRSSGRRVRASLETAGGSGSSPILLPTPAVGGPRYHLLAHTTLTLAAVQDGFRTHDLTLASHEENPAWLPLYGSVCCRLVAQPFCMTQPTASGTLRVQQTGELQDWVRVHGVLKGTNLFCYRQPEDTDTGEEPLFTIAINKETRVRAGELDQAAGRPFTLSISNQYAEDEVTHTLQAESRGALQSWMEALWQLFFDMSQWKQCCDEIMKIETPAPRKPPQVLAKQGSLYHEMAIEPLDDIAAVTDILAQREGTRLETPPPWLAVFTDQPALSGPCSPASVAPTPAQPHSLPWGRPRTLSLDAVPPDHSPGASHSVAPLPPKRSPQSRGLCSKGPPDTWLQSPV, from the exons ATGAGGGAAGGGACCTGCAAGCTGCTGGCGGCCTGCTCCCAGCGAGAGCAGGCTCTGGAAGCCACCAAGAGCCTGCTAGTGTGCAACAGCCGCATCCTCAGCTACATGGGCGAGCTGCAGCGGCGCAAGGAGGCGCAGGTGCTGAGGAAGACAGGCCGGCG GCCTTCTGACAGTGGGCCGCCCGCTGAGCGCTCCCCCTGCCGTGGCCAGGTCTGCATTTCTG ATCTCCGGATTCCACTCATGTGGAAGGACACAGAATATTTCAAGAACAAAGGTG ACCTGCACCGTTGGGCTGTGTTCTTGCTGCTGCAGATAGGGGAACACATTCAGGACACGGAGATGATCCTGGTGGACAGGACCCTCACAGACATCTCCTTTCAGAACAACGTGCTCTT TGCCGAGGCAGGGCCAGACTTTGAACTGCGGCTGGAGCTGTATGGGGCCTGCGTGGAAGAGGAGGGGGCCCTGGCTGGAGCCCCCAAGAGGCTTGCCACCAAACTCAGCAGCTCGCTGGGCCGCTCCTCGGGGAGGCGTGTGCGGGCATCTCTGGAGACAGCTGGGGGCTCAGGGAGCAGTCCCATCTTGCTCCCCACCCCGGCTGTTGG TGGTCCTCGTTACCACCTCTTGGCTCATACCACACTCACCCTGGCAGCAGTGCAAGATGGGTTCCGCACACATGACCTGACCCTCGCCAGTCATG AGGAGAACCCCGCCTGGCTGCCCCTTTATGGTAGCGTGTGTTGCCGTCTGGTGGCTCAGCCTTTCTGCATGACTCAGCCTACTGCAAGTGGTACCCtcagggtgcag CAAACTGGGGAGCTGCAGGACTGGGTGCGAGTGCATGGAGTCTTGAAAGGCACAAACCTCTTCTGTTACCGGCAACCTGAAGACACAGACACTGGGGAGGAGCCGCTGTTTACTATTGCGATCAACAAG GAGACTCGAGTCCGGGCAGGGGAGCTGGACCAGGCAGCGGGCCGGCCCTTCACCCTGAGCATCAGTAACCAGTATGCGGAGGATGAGGTGACACACACCCTTCAGGCAGAGAGTCGGGGAGCCCTGCAGAGCTGGATGGAAGCTCTGTGGCAGCTTTTCTTTGACATGA GCCAGTGGAAGCAGTGCTGcgatgaaataatgaaaattgaAACCCCTGCTCCTCGGAAACCACCCCAAGTACTGGCCAAGCAGGGGTCCTTGTACCATGAGATGG ctattgagccgCTGGATGACATCGCAGCGGTGACAGACATCCTGGCCCAGCGGGAGGGCACGAGGCTGGAGACGCCCCCACCCTGGCTAGCAGTGTTTACAGACCAGCCTGCCCTGTCTGGCCCCTGCTCGCCTGCTTCAGTGGCCccaaccccagcccagccccattCCCTGCCCTGGGGGAGACCCCGAACGTTATCCCTGGATGCTGTCCCCCCAGACCACTCCCCTGGGGCTTCTCACTCGGTTGCCCCTCTACCCCCGAAGCGGTCCCCACAGTCCAGAGGCCTCTGCAGCAAAGGCCCACCCGACACTTGGCTCCAGTCCCCAGTGTGA
- the C13H2orf81 gene encoding LOW QUALITY PROTEIN: uncharacterized protein C2orf81 homolog (The sequence of the model RefSeq protein was modified relative to this genomic sequence to represent the inferred CDS: deleted 2 bases in 1 codon), which translates to MPGAGATAAAMTHEGPRQVRDRGVTRSKAEKARPPTAPVVPQVDIVPGRLTEAEWMALTALEEGEEVVGDILADLLARVMDSAFQVYLTQQCIPFTISQAREAMLQITEWRFLARDEGESAVAEDPTWGEDEEPLSCTTDAWAQGSVPVLHALTSVGLEETFQGEVSSAPSYLPAVTAAPAASSISSGPHWTAPTSSLPFLTSHLTPHLHPGAFPQDQENVDQIPLGRSWMDTGSQERMESWERPPELRVTPGPLPTPVLFQETGPRGPLEKLDDQARGHLFAVGSLNASSQPSKEMAPAGSPHRSLELSLVASPQASVERAQPLSSQFSLEDLYYSQPQPYAVGDRPELKEEKVPRIPSVVSVSGPSAGGPTTLSASGGFQPQQPGRADARPSALHYRMGRKAAMARLDPARLSSHWVRPLAEVLVPDSETSPLEAYRGHQRGEKIEAPAGPQASAPSVRVSPSVFFPIAPGVPFRALGPGPSLQFPTLSLGLPSPGFGSKLPFASSGLRFLATHPARPDVARSPSPRLWPGAKWPSGWEGEGELLGELWAGRTRVPLQGLDPGDGERQDPHKWLHPVPRVLEAKCQVMRKPVLLPEALELAPGVSMWNPATQVLLSSAEPQKEDKEGGTSPPPT; encoded by the exons ATGCCCGGGGCTGGAGCTACAGCTGCGGCGATGACGCACGAAGGCCCG AGGCAGGTCCGAGACCGCGGGGTGACCCGATCCAAGGCGGAAAAGGCGCGGCCGCCTACGGCTCCGGTGGTGCCGCAGGTGGACATAGTGCCTGGGCGGCTCACTGAGGCTGAGTGGATGGCGCTCACGGCTCTCGAAGAGGGCGAGGAAGTGGTGGGGGACATCTTGGCTGATCTGCTGGCCCGAGTCATGGACTCTGCCTTTCAAGTCTACCTGACTCAACAG TGCATTCCATTCACCATCAGCCAGGCCCGGGAAGCCATGCTGCAGATCACCGAGTGGCGCTTCCTGGCCAGGGACGAGGGAGAATCTGCAGTGGCAGAGGACCCCACATGGGGCGAGGACGAGGAACCCTTGTCTTGCACGACGGATGCCTGGGCTCAGGGATCCGTGCCCGTGCTACACGCGCTGACCTCGGTGGGGCTGGAGGAGACCTTCCAAGGCGAAGTAAGCTCAGCCCCCAGCTACCTACCAGCTGTCACCGCTGCCCCCGCCGCGTCTTCGATCTCCTCAGGGCCTCACTGGACTGCTCCAACCTCCTCTCTACCCTTTCTGACGTCTCAC CtcacccctcacctccaccctggTGCATTTCCCCAGGACCAAGAGAACGTGGACCAGATCCCTTTAGGAAGATCGTGGATGGATACAGGCTCTCAGGAGCGGATGGAATCTTGGGAGCGTCCTCCTGAACTGAGAGTCACCCCGGGCCCCCTACCCACCCCGGTCCTGTTTCAGGAGACAGGGCCCAGGGGTCCTTTAGAGAAACTGGACGACCAGGCGAGGGGCCACCTGTTTGCAGTCGGATCCTTGAACGCGAGCAGCCAACCGTCGAAAGAGATGGCGCCCGCCGGCAGTCCCCACCGTTCTCTGGAGCTGTCCTTGGTAGCCAGCCCTCAGGCCTCTGTCGAGAGGGCACAGCCCCTCAGCTCTCAGTTCTCGCTCGAGGACCTCTACTATTCCCAGCCGCAGCCGTACGCGGTTGGAGACCGGCCGGAGCTCAAGGAGGAGAAGGTGCCCCGCATCCCCTCGGTCGTGTCGGTGTCCGGCCCCTCTGCGGGCGGTCCCACCACGCTCAGCGCCTCCGGGGGGTTCCAGCCGCAGCAGCCCGGGCGCGCCGATGCGCGGCCCAGCGCGCTGCACTACAGAATGGGCCGCAAGGCGGCGATGGCGCGCCTGGACCCAGCGCGGCTGTCGAGCCACTGGGTGCGCCCGCTGGCGGAGGTTCTGGTCCCAGACTCCGAGACGTCCCCCCTGGAAGCCTACCGCGGGCACCAGCGGGGCGAGAAGATCGAGGCCCCAGCCGGACCGCAAGCCTCCGCCCCCAGCGTCCGCGTCTCCCCGTCAGTGTTCTTCCCTATCGCACCTGGCGTTCCTTTCCGAGCCTTGGGCCCCGGCCCCAGCCTCCAATTCCCTACTTTAAGTTTAGGCCTACCGTCGCCAGGTTTTGGTTCAAAGCTGCCCTTCGCTAGTTCCGGGCTCCGTTTTCTTGCCACACACCCGGCGCGCCCCGACGTGGCAcgcagccccagccccagactATGGCCGGGTGCCAAGTGGCCCAgcggctgggagggggagggcgaGTTGCTGGGAGAGCTGTGGGCTGGCCGCACCCGCGTACCTCTGCAGGGCCTGGACCCTGGGGACGGGGAGAGACAGGATCCTCACAAGTGGCTTCATCCCGTGCCCCGAGTTCTCGAGGCCAAGTGCCAGGTGATGCGGAAGCCCGTGTTGCTGCCGGAAGCACTGGAGCTGGCTCCTGGTGtgagcatgtggaacccagccaCCCAGGTGCTGCTCAGCTCTGCTGAACCTCaaaaggaggacaaagaaggTGGCACCTCTCCTCCACCCACATAG
- the WDR54 gene encoding WD repeat-containing protein 54 isoform X2: MFRRERSIPLRGSAAALCNNLSVLQLPGRNLTHFGVVHGPSAQLLSAAPEGAPLAQRQLQAKEGAGVSPPLITQVHWCVLPFRVLLVLTSHRGIQMYESDGSVMVYWHALDAGDASLVQAVFARGIAASGHFICVGMWSGRVLVFDIPAKGPNIVLSEELAGHQTPVTDIATEPAQGQDCVADMVTADDSGLLCVWQSGPEFKLLTRIPGFGVPCPSVQLWQGTIAAGYGNGQVRLYEASTGTLHVQIDAHARAICALDLAPELLSAAEDTFVHIWKLSRSPEGGYIEVEHCHGECVPDTQVCGARFCDPAGSSFAVTGYDLAEILRFSSM, from the exons ATGTTCCGCCGGGAGCGCTCCATCCCCCTTCGAGGCTCAGCCGCCGCCCTGTGCAACAACCTCAGTGTGCTGCAGCTGCCCGGCCGCAACCTCACACATTTTGGAGTAGTCCATGGACCCAGCGCCCAGCTTCTCAGCGCTGCTCCTGAGGGTGCGCCCTTGGCCCAGCGCCAACTCCAAGCTAAGGAGGGCGCTGGAGTAAGCCCCCCACTTATCACCCAG GTCCACTGGTGTGTCCTCCCTTTCCGAGTATTGCTGGTACTCACCTCACATCGAGGAATACAA ATGTATGAGTCTGATGGCTCCGTCATGGTCTATTGGCATGCACTGGATGCTGGAGATGCCTCTCTAG TGCAGGCTGTGTTTGCCCGAGGAATTGCTGCCAGTGGCCACTTCATCTGTGTGG GAATGTGGTCAGGCCGGGTACTGGTTTTTGACATCCCAGCCAAGGGTCCCAACATTGTACTGAGTGAAGAGCTGGCTGGGCACCAGACACCAGTCACAGACATTGCCACCGAGCCTGCCCAGGGACAG GACTGCGTGGCTGACATGGTGACAGCAGATGACTCAGGCTTGCTGTGTGTCTGGCAGTCAGGGCCTGAATTCAAATTATTGACCCGAATTCCAGGATTCGG GGTCCCGTGCCCTTCTGTGCAGCTGTGGCAGGGGACCATAGCAGCAGGCTATGGAAACGGGCAAGTGCGTCTGTATGAAGCCAGTACAGGAACTCTACATGTCCAGATCGATGCCCACGCCCGGGCCATCTGTGCCCTGGATCTGGCTCCTGAG CTACTCTCTGCGGCTGAGGACACCTTTGTACACATCTGGAAGCTAAGCAGAAGCCCAGAGGGTGGCTACATTGAG GTGGAGCACTGTCATGGAGAGTGTGTACCCGACACCCAGGTGTGTGGTGCCCGATTCTGTGATCCTGCAGGCAGCTCCTTTGCTGTGACTGGCTATGACCTCGCCGAGATCCTGAGATTCAGCAGCATGTGA
- the INO80B gene encoding INO80 complex subunit B — protein MSACVPTIFSLFSLQDPMSKLWRRGSTSGAMEAPEPGEALELSLASAHGHGVHKKKHKKHKKKHKKKHYQEEEAGPTQPSPAKPQLKLKIKLGGQVLGTKSVPTFTVIPEGPRSPSPLMVVDNEEEPVEGVPLEQYRAWLDEDSNLSPSPLRDLSGALGGQEEEEEQRWLDALEKGELDDNGDLKKEINERLLTARQRALLQKARSQPSPILSLPVAGGCPAPALTEEMLLKREERARKRRLQAARRAEEHKNQTIERLTKTVAPSGRGGRGAARGERRGGRAAAPAPMVRYSSGAQGSTLSFPPGVPAPAPVSQRPSPSAPAPRCSVPGCPHPRRYACSRTGQALCSLQCYRINLQMRLGGPEGPGSPLLAS, from the exons ATGTCTGCTTGTGTTCCGACTATTTTCAGCCTCTTTTCCTTGCAGGACCCCATGAGTAAGCTGTGGCGGCGCGGGAGCACCTCTGGGGCTATGGAGGCCCCTGAGCCGG GGGAAGCCCTGGAGTTGAGTTTGGCGAGTGCCCACGGCCATGGAGTGCACAAGAAAAAGCACAAGAAGCACAAGAAGAAACACAAGAAGAAACActaccaggaagaggaggctgggcccaCGCAGCCGTCTCCTGCCAAGCCCCAGCTCAAACTCAAAATCAAGTTGGGCGGGCAGGTCCTGGGCACCAAAAG TGTTCCTACCTTCACTGTGATCCCTGAGGGTCCTCGCTCACCCTCTCCCCTTATGGTTGTGGACAATGAAGAGGAACCTGTGGAAGGAGTCCCCCTTGAGCAGTACCGTGCCTGGCTGG ATGAAGACAGTAAtctgtccccctccccactgcgGGACTTGTCCGGGGCCTTAGGGGgtcaggaggaagaggaagaacaaaGGTGGCTGGATGCCTTGGAGAAGGGGGAGCTGGATGACAATGGAGATCTCAAGAAGGAGATCAATGAACGGCTGCTCACTGCTCGACAG CGAGCTCTGCTGCAGAAGGCTCGAAGTCAGCCTTCCCCGATTCTGTCACTACCTGTGGCCGGGGGTTGCCCAGCCCCCGCTCTCACCGAGGAGATGCTGTTGAAGCGTGAGGAGCGGGCACGGAAGAGGCGGCTGCAGGCGGCTCGGCGGGCGGAGGAGCACAAGAACCAGACTATTGAGCGCCTCACCAAGACTGTGGCGCCCAGCGGGCGGGGAGGCCGAGGGGCCGCGCGGGGCGAGAGGCGTGGAGGGCGGGCCGCGGCCCCGGCCCCCATGGTGCGCTACAGCAGCGGGGCACAAGGTTCCACCCTTTCCTTCCCACCTGGCGTCCCCGCCCCCGCGCCGGTGTCTCAGCGGCCGTCCCCATCTGCCCCTGCGCCTCGGTGCTCTGTCCCCGGCTGTCCACATCCGCGCCGCTATGCCTGCTCCCGCACAGGCCAGGCACTCTGCAGCCTTCAGTGCTACCGCATCAACCTGCAGATGCGGCTGGGTGGGCCTGAGGGCCCCGGATCCCCACTTCTGGCTTCTTAA
- the RTKN gene encoding rhotekin isoform X1, which yields MFSRNHRSRVTVARGSALEMEFKRGRFRLSLFCDPPEDTELQRKLDHEIRMREGTCKLLAACSQREQALEATKSLLVCNSRILSYMGELQRRKEAQVLRKTGRRPSDSGPPAERSPCRGQVCISDLRIPLMWKDTEYFKNKGDLHRWAVFLLLQIGEHIQDTEMILVDRTLTDISFQNNVLFAEAGPDFELRLELYGACVEEEGALAGAPKRLATKLSSSLGRSSGRRVRASLETAGGSGSSPILLPTPAVGGPRYHLLAHTTLTLAAVQDGFRTHDLTLASHEENPAWLPLYGSVCCRLVAQPFCMTQPTASGTLRVQQTGELQDWVRVHGVLKGTNLFCYRQPEDTDTGEEPLFTIAINKETRVRAGELDQAAGRPFTLSISNQYAEDEVTHTLQAESRGALQSWMEALWQLFFDMSQWKQCCDEIMKIETPAPRKPPQVLAKQGSLYHEMAIEPLDDIAAVTDILAQREGTRLETPPPWLAVFTDQPALSGPCSPASVAPTPAQPHSLPWGRPRTLSLDAVPPDHSPGASHSVAPLPPKRSPQSRGLCSKGPPDTWLQSPV from the exons ATGTTCTCCCGAAACCACCGGAGCCGGGTCACCGTAGCCAGGGGCTCTGCCCTGGAGATGGAGTTCAAACGCGGCCGCTTCCGACTCAGCCTCTTCTGCGACCCACCGGAG GACACAGAGTTGCAAAGAAAGCTAGACCATGAGATCCGAATGAGGGAAGGGACCTGCAAGCTGCTGGCGGCCTGCTCCCAGCGAGAGCAGGCTCTGGAAGCCACCAAGAGCCTGCTAGTGTGCAACAGCCGCATCCTCAGCTACATGGGCGAGCTGCAGCGGCGCAAGGAGGCGCAGGTGCTGAGGAAGACAGGCCGGCG GCCTTCTGACAGTGGGCCGCCCGCTGAGCGCTCCCCCTGCCGTGGCCAGGTCTGCATTTCTG ATCTCCGGATTCCACTCATGTGGAAGGACACAGAATATTTCAAGAACAAAGGTG ACCTGCACCGTTGGGCTGTGTTCTTGCTGCTGCAGATAGGGGAACACATTCAGGACACGGAGATGATCCTGGTGGACAGGACCCTCACAGACATCTCCTTTCAGAACAACGTGCTCTT TGCCGAGGCAGGGCCAGACTTTGAACTGCGGCTGGAGCTGTATGGGGCCTGCGTGGAAGAGGAGGGGGCCCTGGCTGGAGCCCCCAAGAGGCTTGCCACCAAACTCAGCAGCTCGCTGGGCCGCTCCTCGGGGAGGCGTGTGCGGGCATCTCTGGAGACAGCTGGGGGCTCAGGGAGCAGTCCCATCTTGCTCCCCACCCCGGCTGTTGG TGGTCCTCGTTACCACCTCTTGGCTCATACCACACTCACCCTGGCAGCAGTGCAAGATGGGTTCCGCACACATGACCTGACCCTCGCCAGTCATG AGGAGAACCCCGCCTGGCTGCCCCTTTATGGTAGCGTGTGTTGCCGTCTGGTGGCTCAGCCTTTCTGCATGACTCAGCCTACTGCAAGTGGTACCCtcagggtgcag CAAACTGGGGAGCTGCAGGACTGGGTGCGAGTGCATGGAGTCTTGAAAGGCACAAACCTCTTCTGTTACCGGCAACCTGAAGACACAGACACTGGGGAGGAGCCGCTGTTTACTATTGCGATCAACAAG GAGACTCGAGTCCGGGCAGGGGAGCTGGACCAGGCAGCGGGCCGGCCCTTCACCCTGAGCATCAGTAACCAGTATGCGGAGGATGAGGTGACACACACCCTTCAGGCAGAGAGTCGGGGAGCCCTGCAGAGCTGGATGGAAGCTCTGTGGCAGCTTTTCTTTGACATGA GCCAGTGGAAGCAGTGCTGcgatgaaataatgaaaattgaAACCCCTGCTCCTCGGAAACCACCCCAAGTACTGGCCAAGCAGGGGTCCTTGTACCATGAGATGG ctattgagccgCTGGATGACATCGCAGCGGTGACAGACATCCTGGCCCAGCGGGAGGGCACGAGGCTGGAGACGCCCCCACCCTGGCTAGCAGTGTTTACAGACCAGCCTGCCCTGTCTGGCCCCTGCTCGCCTGCTTCAGTGGCCccaaccccagcccagccccattCCCTGCCCTGGGGGAGACCCCGAACGTTATCCCTGGATGCTGTCCCCCCAGACCACTCCCCTGGGGCTTCTCACTCGGTTGCCCCTCTACCCCCGAAGCGGTCCCCACAGTCCAGAGGCCTCTGCAGCAAAGGCCCACCCGACACTTGGCTCCAGTCCCCAGTGTGA